One segment of Salipiger profundus DNA contains the following:
- a CDS encoding acyltransferase family protein, which produces MLDYRHLGFSLHQSHYRRDLDGFRALAVISVLICHAFPSVVPGGFVGVDVFFVLSGYLITGIILKGHQSGTFSILKFYKRRALRILPALCVVLLATLIVGWYALFQVEFSNLGKHIIASSFFFENFQLWSEAGYFDTASERKPTLHLWSLAIEEQFYIVWPLLLYVVCRSPKLLRCNVVLAILTSFAFGIFYIYNDVSAAYYSPLSRAWELLVGAALSVFLVNGDFPIKAGARNFMSVLGAALIIAALFWIDPSSSFPGFWALLPTIGTALLIAAGEAAVLNRTLFSCRPVVFVGLISYPLYLWHWPILSYLNISFTRIPVEISILALALALVLAWLTFRFLELPIRSQSGKRNGLAVSLISSALVISALGGLIYKGFIPSRMASVAFPTENEWDFLLARSNSNSDDLSGFYHVGVASQDGILVIGDSHFAQYSARLDAALLKRGENGALMALGGGCIPLLGIQSEIVARASCWPMIARAWEMAELPKFSTIVIGGAWNSYILDPGGIYDYKLMQENGELVSIDTEEGFNLVLQQLEEGVRYLRSIGKRVVLVLDNPAAPEFNITGPRYRLNPFSNQLTPLMRVAVSSEQVNVHDRMVAFAERLNIDYIDPFVELCEGYMCLATDDNAVPIYKDSTHFNPQWALSSATFIDRLAE; this is translated from the coding sequence ATGTTAGACTATCGACATCTCGGTTTTTCGCTGCACCAGTCGCATTATCGTCGCGATCTCGATGGTTTTCGTGCGCTCGCGGTGATCTCAGTTCTAATTTGTCATGCATTCCCAAGCGTCGTGCCGGGCGGTTTTGTTGGAGTGGATGTGTTTTTTGTTCTGTCGGGTTACCTAATCACGGGTATTATTCTAAAAGGTCATCAGAGCGGAACATTCTCCATTTTAAAATTTTATAAACGGCGAGCTTTGCGTATCCTCCCCGCACTTTGTGTTGTCCTCCTGGCGACTTTGATAGTTGGCTGGTATGCATTGTTTCAGGTGGAGTTTTCAAATCTTGGTAAGCACATAATCGCTTCTTCGTTTTTCTTTGAGAACTTTCAACTTTGGTCTGAGGCTGGGTATTTTGACACGGCGTCCGAGCGAAAGCCGACACTGCATCTGTGGAGTTTGGCGATCGAGGAACAATTTTATATTGTTTGGCCTCTATTGCTCTACGTCGTTTGCAGATCGCCAAAGTTGTTGCGATGCAATGTAGTTTTAGCGATATTAACTTCCTTTGCGTTCGGCATATTTTATATATACAATGACGTTTCCGCCGCGTACTATTCTCCGCTGTCCAGAGCTTGGGAGCTTCTTGTTGGGGCCGCGCTCTCGGTGTTTCTGGTGAACGGAGATTTTCCTATAAAAGCTGGCGCACGGAACTTTATGTCGGTTTTAGGAGCCGCATTAATTATAGCTGCACTGTTTTGGATTGATCCAAGCTCTTCGTTCCCCGGTTTTTGGGCTCTTTTGCCAACAATTGGCACTGCGCTTTTAATCGCTGCAGGTGAAGCGGCTGTGCTTAATCGTACCCTTTTTTCATGCCGGCCGGTAGTGTTCGTCGGGCTGATTAGTTATCCGCTATACCTTTGGCATTGGCCGATCCTTAGTTATCTGAACATCTCCTTTACTCGGATCCCTGTCGAGATTTCAATTTTGGCATTGGCGCTTGCGTTAGTCTTAGCTTGGCTGACCTTTCGTTTCTTAGAGTTGCCTATCCGCAGTCAATCTGGGAAGAGAAATGGGCTTGCTGTGTCACTTATTTCATCGGCGCTCGTTATTTCGGCTTTAGGCGGGTTGATTTATAAGGGTTTTATCCCTTCACGTATGGCGTCTGTCGCTTTCCCAACTGAAAATGAGTGGGATTTTTTGTTGGCGAGGTCGAATTCTAATTCTGATGATCTGAGCGGTTTTTATCACGTGGGTGTCGCGTCTCAGGATGGTATTTTGGTAATTGGAGACTCCCATTTTGCCCAATATTCTGCTCGACTAGATGCAGCGCTTCTAAAAAGAGGCGAAAATGGTGCTTTGATGGCCCTTGGAGGAGGGTGTATCCCTCTTTTAGGTATTCAATCGGAGATTGTTGCTCGTGCGAGCTGCTGGCCCATGATTGCGCGCGCTTGGGAGATGGCAGAGTTGCCCAAGTTTTCCACTATCGTAATAGGTGGAGCTTGGAATTCCTATATATTGGACCCTGGTGGTATATATGATTACAAACTTATGCAGGAGAATGGTGAGCTTGTCTCAATTGATACTGAGGAAGGGTTCAACCTAGTTTTACAACAACTTGAGGAGGGTGTCCGGTATTTGAGATCAATCGGAAAGCGTGTGGTTTTGGTTTTAGATAATCCGGCAGCACCTGAGTTCAACATTACCGGTCCGCGTTATCGTTTGAACCCGTTTTCCAATCAGCTTACCCCGCTCATGCGTGTTGCTGTTTCTTCGGAGCAAGTCAACGTTCACGATCGGATGGTTGCTTTCGCTGAGAGGTTAAACATTGATTATATCGATCCCTTTGTTGAACTTTGCGAAGGATATATGTGCCTAGCGACTGATGATAATGCAGTTCCAATTTACAAGGATAGTACTCACTTTAATCCACAATGGGCTCTTAGTTCAGCTACATTCATTGATCGTTTGGCGGAGTGA
- a CDS encoding glycosyltransferase family 4 protein, producing MKLDVLVSSLRGGGAERAASNLSSAWAKAGHEVRLLTMEPLHKVEYHPDPRVNLISLASEGVVSSHSLVRVFSRLKVLRRAVSGHSKPDVLIAIQANMSIEAVLACLGSGMRIVGCERNIPSRSVRGKFWGSLRPWAYRRLALVMTQTVGSAKELRPICGATPIKVIPNILSFPLVDYSPRIHPNDVVSPESEVLLAVGRLVRAKGFDILIERFSKLASERSSLRLVILGEGPLRKDLETKIFDLGLQHQVLLPGRAGNVSEWYSRAQVFVMTSRWEGMPMVLIEAMAYGLVPVVTDFHHGPRDVISQGRDGVILPEEDEILWCETVIDLLEDPRRREEMSRKALEVRSRFGEPKIMRTWESLLQEASGH from the coding sequence ATGAAGCTGGACGTTCTTGTAAGTAGCCTGCGCGGCGGTGGAGCCGAGCGAGCGGCATCTAACCTCTCCAGTGCTTGGGCCAAGGCCGGACACGAAGTGAGGCTTCTTACAATGGAGCCTCTTCATAAGGTAGAATATCATCCAGATCCACGAGTTAATTTAATTTCACTTGCTAGCGAGGGTGTAGTTTCCTCGCACTCGCTTGTTCGAGTTTTTTCGCGATTGAAAGTGTTGCGGCGAGCTGTCAGCGGCCATTCAAAACCAGATGTATTAATAGCCATCCAAGCGAATATGTCCATTGAAGCAGTTTTAGCGTGTTTGGGCAGCGGAATGCGCATCGTTGGTTGTGAACGGAACATTCCGTCTCGTTCTGTGAGGGGGAAATTTTGGGGGAGCTTGCGACCTTGGGCCTACCGTCGCCTTGCGTTGGTCATGACACAGACTGTTGGATCAGCTAAAGAACTCCGTCCGATTTGTGGTGCTACGCCCATCAAGGTTATTCCGAATATATTGAGTTTTCCACTGGTTGATTATTCGCCTCGGATTCATCCGAATGATGTTGTTTCGCCGGAATCCGAGGTGCTTCTAGCGGTTGGGCGTTTGGTTCGCGCGAAAGGCTTTGACATCTTGATAGAGCGGTTTTCTAAGCTCGCCTCCGAGCGATCGTCGTTGCGGCTAGTTATTCTCGGCGAGGGGCCATTGCGGAAGGATCTTGAAACGAAAATTTTCGACTTGGGCCTGCAACATCAAGTTCTTTTGCCTGGACGCGCGGGAAATGTTTCAGAGTGGTATTCAAGAGCTCAGGTTTTCGTGATGACGTCTCGCTGGGAGGGGATGCCCATGGTGCTAATCGAGGCAATGGCATATGGTCTTGTACCGGTGGTAACTGATTTTCACCATGGGCCCCGAGATGTGATTTCTCAAGGCCGTGACGGCGTGATACTGCCTGAAGAAGACGAAATTCTTTGGTGTGAAACTGTGATAGATCTGCTCGAGGATCCCCGGCGACGTGAAGAGATGAGCCGAAAAGCTCTCGAGGTTAGAAGCCGGTTTGGAGAGCCCAAGATAATGCGCACTTGGGAAAGCCTCCTGCAAGAGGCTTCCGGGCATTGA
- a CDS encoding glycosyltransferase family 4 protein, giving the protein MAQIYVAGKPTIGRCQVKMETGSSMKILHVCETIKGGVATWLNTFEDICGDIVESHFVVPADHLNQLRSTASATTFRRDGRSLRSLIKLVKAAIEAEKEFNPDIIWFQSSYSLIPLFYLRASGTDAKIIYCSHGWAQQRYQSRPIKKKIVSILEGGLAGLSDLVVNICRNDKSIADKSKYLGKHVVVENAMPDLDVDPATLPTPYEYTKDKINLLFVGRFERQKGLDILLDALSDASVKNSGLHLHIVGAGVNSNDKFRQDLTNVTTFHSWVSSDDIPRYYAHAHAVVMPSRWEGLPMVLIEALRAGTPVILANVSGMGGLIDDGESGIVVSHLTRNEFSDALSSLSIENLINMRSSARSQYIMRYTSDRFRREILDILFEVLADIPKSRVSGKGSQV; this is encoded by the coding sequence TTGGCGCAGATCTATGTTGCGGGAAAACCCACGATTGGGCGATGCCAAGTAAAAATGGAAACGGGAAGCTCGATGAAAATTCTACATGTGTGTGAAACAATAAAAGGGGGAGTGGCAACCTGGCTAAACACGTTTGAGGATATATGCGGCGATATAGTTGAGAGCCATTTTGTGGTGCCTGCGGACCACTTGAATCAGTTGCGTTCTACCGCATCGGCGACCACCTTTCGCCGAGATGGCCGCAGCTTGCGTTCACTTATAAAGCTTGTGAAGGCCGCAATAGAAGCAGAAAAAGAATTCAATCCAGATATAATCTGGTTTCAGTCAAGTTATTCTCTTATTCCACTTTTTTACTTAAGGGCGAGCGGCACGGACGCAAAAATAATATATTGCTCCCACGGCTGGGCTCAGCAGCGTTATCAAAGCAGGCCAATTAAGAAAAAAATCGTGTCAATATTGGAGGGTGGGTTGGCGGGTCTTTCTGACTTGGTTGTTAATATATGTCGTAATGACAAGTCAATTGCCGACAAAAGTAAATATTTAGGTAAGCATGTGGTGGTCGAGAATGCGATGCCAGATCTTGACGTCGATCCAGCTACACTTCCGACGCCCTACGAATATACCAAAGATAAAATTAACCTTCTGTTTGTTGGACGATTTGAGCGCCAGAAGGGGTTAGACATCTTATTGGATGCGTTGTCCGATGCGTCTGTTAAAAATTCAGGCCTCCATCTACATATTGTTGGAGCAGGTGTGAACTCCAACGATAAGTTTCGCCAAGATCTAACGAACGTGACCACCTTTCATTCTTGGGTCTCTTCGGACGATATACCTAGATACTACGCTCACGCGCATGCAGTTGTTATGCCCTCTCGATGGGAGGGATTGCCAATGGTTCTAATAGAAGCACTCCGTGCCGGCACACCCGTCATACTTGCCAACGTAAGTGGTATGGGCGGGCTGATAGACGACGGTGAGAGCGGAATCGTCGTTTCTCATCTCACTCGGAACGAGTTTTCTGATGCCCTATCAAGCCTTTCAATCGAGAACCTGATTAATATGCGCTCATCGGCTCGTTCTCAATATATTATGAGATATACCTCAGATAGGTTTAGGCGCGAAATTTTGGATATTCTTTTCGAAGTTTTAGCCGACATACCTAAATCAAGAGTCAGTGGTAAAGGTTCACAAGTATAA
- a CDS encoding glycosyltransferase codes for MVSTTRRNVVFFVLPALHGGGAERVTLALLRAFQDSYDWHPILVLTTNRKGLLDDQIPENTEVIRLDASSGRRAIPKLLKLIRSFEPDIVFASLDHVNATLGIIQPLFSSKTSLVLRATSFRSLKSNLMRVLLSWSFRRANMVVFQSEQMRLSMVRMLRLPKEHANTVVPNPLDRSKIQSLAATDLDPEAVEFWGLNQFESCKRLSSPKLVAAGGVYWAKGFDLLVDAIRILGREDIRVAILGQGEQEEEIRRKIEDAGLQNQIRMFGFQRNPYAWFARADGFVLSSRVEGFPNVVLEALACGCPVIGTPMPGLEGLQGCRLSSDISAEALSKVIGSFLSAPHSSETETSLAPFDVSAVQKHYEMIFNSLVSKGS; via the coding sequence ATGGTGTCCACGACGCGTCGAAATGTAGTGTTTTTTGTTCTGCCTGCGCTTCACGGTGGCGGGGCGGAGCGCGTCACTTTAGCACTGTTGCGCGCTTTTCAAGATAGTTATGACTGGCACCCTATTTTGGTTCTGACCACGAACAGAAAGGGTCTTCTAGACGATCAAATTCCAGAAAATACTGAGGTGATCCGCTTAGACGCTTCAAGCGGGCGTAGAGCAATACCAAAACTGCTTAAGCTTATTCGTTCTTTTGAGCCAGATATTGTCTTCGCTTCTTTGGACCACGTCAACGCGACCCTAGGTATTATTCAGCCGTTATTTTCGAGCAAGACTTCACTTGTATTGCGTGCCACTTCATTTAGATCTCTTAAATCAAACCTGATGCGCGTCCTACTTAGTTGGTCGTTTCGTCGTGCTAATATGGTCGTATTTCAATCCGAACAGATGAGGCTCTCAATGGTTCGTATGCTTCGTTTGCCTAAGGAGCACGCGAATACAGTGGTTCCGAATCCACTTGATCGTTCAAAGATACAAAGTTTGGCCGCAACCGACCTTGATCCCGAAGCGGTAGAGTTTTGGGGGTTAAATCAATTTGAAAGTTGCAAAAGATTATCTTCTCCGAAGCTTGTCGCAGCTGGAGGCGTCTATTGGGCAAAGGGGTTTGACTTGCTAGTTGACGCAATACGTATCCTCGGGCGAGAGGACATCCGAGTTGCGATTCTTGGTCAAGGGGAGCAAGAAGAAGAAATTCGACGAAAAATTGAGGATGCCGGACTACAAAATCAAATTCGAATGTTTGGTTTTCAGCGGAATCCGTACGCTTGGTTCGCTCGTGCGGATGGTTTTGTTCTCTCATCTCGTGTCGAGGGGTTCCCGAACGTTGTTCTTGAAGCGCTGGCTTGCGGTTGCCCCGTCATCGGCACGCCGATGCCTGGACTTGAGGGCCTTCAGGGATGTCGCCTTAGTTCCGATATTTCGGCTGAGGCTTTGAGTAAAGTTATTGGTTCCTTTCTTTCCGCGCCGCACTCATCAGAAACCGAGACATCTCTTGCGCCTTTTGATGTATCAGCCGTCCAGAAGCACTATGAGATGATCTTTAATTCACTAGTTTCTAAAGGAAGTTAG
- a CDS encoding glycosyltransferase family 4 protein: protein MRISFILDRLNLGGAERHTLNLSRALAARGYEVQVIVLFSGGSKQFPVCDFPVSPIFLNAKGILSFGLTRRLKDALNNFRADTVFAVNQSALVAATLARYRGANISQLCCRFSTTIIDSLIGRMKLPFFKWCTSRADALIFVSLLQRDYWEMRGMTSKNVFVIQNGIASDRFLPPSDIIRAQSREKYGFGFNDVSLTLVGRLSPEKNHSWLIETVAKLKLKRPEEFEPLHLFFIGEGPLRSELENLVYARGLDEKVTFAGGMSDIVPALAQADAGILVSNAVETFSHAALELMSTGLPVVLTDIGGASEIIVDGEQGFLVLPEDDAALEAALTGILDPASRSKMGVAARNRVLERFTYDRMVDQYEAIVTGNARL, encoded by the coding sequence ATGCGGATTTCATTTATTCTAGATCGTCTTAACCTTGGCGGCGCTGAGCGGCATACTCTTAATCTTTCAAGAGCTTTAGCGGCGCGTGGCTATGAGGTTCAAGTTATCGTGCTCTTCAGTGGTGGATCAAAGCAGTTCCCTGTTTGTGATTTTCCGGTTAGTCCTATATTTTTAAATGCAAAGGGGATCCTTTCTTTTGGACTTACAAGGCGCTTAAAGGATGCACTTAACAACTTTCGAGCAGACACCGTTTTTGCGGTAAATCAATCTGCGTTGGTAGCAGCGACACTTGCCCGTTATCGCGGCGCAAATATTTCTCAACTTTGCTGCCGTTTTTCCACTACTATAATAGACTCTCTAATTGGCAGGATGAAGCTTCCATTCTTTAAATGGTGCACTTCTCGTGCTGATGCGCTCATTTTTGTTAGTTTGCTTCAACGCGATTATTGGGAAATGAGGGGGATGACTTCTAAAAATGTTTTCGTAATTCAGAATGGTATCGCGTCGGACCGTTTTTTGCCGCCCTCTGATATTATTCGTGCGCAGTCTCGTGAAAAGTATGGGTTTGGATTTAATGATGTCAGTCTTACACTTGTGGGAAGGCTGTCGCCGGAGAAAAATCATTCTTGGCTGATTGAGACTGTTGCCAAACTAAAATTAAAACGCCCGGAAGAGTTCGAACCTTTGCACCTTTTTTTCATTGGCGAAGGTCCACTCAGATCTGAGTTGGAAAACTTAGTTTATGCTCGAGGGTTAGATGAAAAAGTTACTTTTGCTGGGGGAATGAGCGACATCGTTCCAGCGTTAGCTCAAGCTGATGCTGGTATCCTTGTTTCAAATGCGGTAGAAACATTTTCTCATGCGGCGCTTGAGCTGATGTCTACGGGCCTTCCGGTTGTATTGACTGATATTGGCGGGGCCTCTGAAATAATCGTCGATGGTGAGCAGGGCTTTCTCGTGTTGCCTGAGGATGACGCTGCTCTTGAGGCAGCGTTAACTGGGATCCTTGATCCGGCTTCGCGTTCCAAGATGGGGGTCGCTGCACGAAATCGTGTGCTTGAACGGTTTACTTATGATCGGATGGTCGATCAGTACGAGGCAATAGTAACCGGTAACGCTAGGCTCTAA
- a CDS encoding acyltransferase family protein — protein MIYTLQVLRFLAAFFVVLTHSMGEQGFEIQVGAFGVDLFFVISGFIIAHVTEGDQKNFLEKRIIRIVPLYWLFTLLLTGVTLVAPSLLNAAEFNIPHIISSLFFYPYWTAQTDFKPILKLGWTLNYEMFFYALFFIAMKVSHTHREFLASLLIIVVLTGVAIFPPADTSPLAFYGGNIMFEFVFGMVLAKLYRGGLCWRIRLTTSAGISILALSSMILLTYWSDRLDRVIVFGVPSAILLYVAFCVEPWFVQRSNRIKEVAVRLGDLSYPMYLIHIYVIASLSRLFEIEISIGMLFTMVLVFTLLVAWAVDIYYDRPMRSVLRRKFLVRQRQGVLRG, from the coding sequence ATGATCTATACTCTTCAGGTCCTACGTTTCTTAGCGGCCTTCTTCGTTGTGCTTACCCACTCCATGGGTGAGCAGGGTTTCGAGATTCAGGTCGGCGCATTCGGCGTTGACCTCTTCTTTGTCATTTCTGGTTTCATTATTGCGCATGTGACCGAAGGTGATCAAAAAAACTTTTTAGAAAAGAGAATCATTAGGATTGTGCCGCTGTATTGGCTCTTCACTCTACTGCTGACGGGTGTCACGCTTGTTGCGCCATCTCTTTTGAATGCGGCTGAGTTCAATATACCACACATTATTTCATCTTTATTTTTTTATCCATATTGGACGGCGCAGACCGATTTCAAGCCGATATTAAAGCTTGGTTGGACCTTGAATTATGAAATGTTTTTTTACGCATTGTTTTTTATTGCAATGAAGGTGTCCCATACTCATCGCGAGTTTTTGGCCAGCCTACTCATCATTGTTGTTTTGACCGGGGTTGCAATTTTTCCCCCGGCAGACACCAGCCCTTTAGCTTTCTATGGGGGCAACATTATGTTTGAGTTCGTTTTTGGAATGGTGCTAGCTAAGCTCTATCGAGGCGGCCTGTGCTGGCGTATCCGATTAACAACTTCAGCAGGGATCTCTATACTGGCTCTTTCCAGTATGATCTTATTGACTTATTGGAGTGATCGTCTAGATCGTGTAATCGTTTTTGGTGTACCGTCGGCAATTTTGCTGTATGTGGCATTTTGTGTTGAGCCTTGGTTCGTCCAGCGAAGTAATAGAATCAAGGAAGTCGCGGTAAGGTTAGGTGATCTCTCTTACCCGATGTATTTGATCCATATCTATGTCATCGCGTCGTTATCCCGACTGTTCGAGATTGAAATATCGATCGGAATGCTGTTTACTATGGTGCTCGTGTTCACCCTTCTTGTCGCGTGGGCTGTCGATATATACTACGACAGACCAATGCGTAGCGTGCTGCGGCGAAAGTTTCTCGTGCGTCAGCGGCAAGGCGTCTTGAGGGGGTGA
- a CDS encoding O-antigen ligase family protein: MNYSKSQHISLSTSSWLIVRRRDVQRWMKYYVVLLVLFILSSAIYFGQGDFSDGGLAQFSNPLKPSYIYFLTYGVTLFLVTVFVRWLPHPDSGMILSMALFGLLHVFWLPFVETASIVERTFVLRLNVVVMAICFQIILSFVVDYRAILKSVQLIVWGTALLNVFVVVMPQIFSVQMGSIQGRASGLYGNPNLCATFMAMLLPLMTFGKTLQVRFVHYIVVLIGIFFTFSRGGAVIWAVSVFLDLTFRPGAQGIRPKSIATNVLLSVLFSLLLLILVAVTWFDILDIVNPYLNADTIARLNGTDQGSGSERLFVLALGYEAFTQNPFFGGGFAATRNWGFEVSVHNMYILILAEFGVIGGLWYIDFLRRIFKFPGRFGIVLGTLMAIESVFTHSYFDLAHYMLLVMLYWRLSNIIKCEQANPPSNIKFKPEV, from the coding sequence ATGAACTATAGCAAAAGTCAGCATATCTCGTTGTCTACAAGCTCGTGGCTTATTGTGCGTCGGCGTGATGTTCAAAGGTGGATGAAGTACTATGTCGTCCTTCTAGTTCTTTTTATTCTTTCTTCAGCTATATATTTCGGGCAAGGAGATTTCTCAGATGGTGGCCTTGCGCAATTCTCCAACCCGCTTAAGCCATCATATATTTATTTTCTGACTTACGGCGTCACATTATTTCTAGTAACCGTATTTGTTCGGTGGTTGCCTCATCCAGATTCCGGGATGATCTTGTCGATGGCTTTGTTTGGCCTTCTTCATGTTTTTTGGTTGCCGTTTGTCGAGACTGCCTCAATTGTCGAGCGTACTTTTGTACTTCGCCTTAATGTTGTGGTCATGGCAATTTGTTTTCAGATCATTCTTTCATTCGTCGTAGACTATCGTGCGATACTGAAATCTGTGCAGTTAATCGTATGGGGGACAGCGCTTCTTAATGTGTTTGTGGTAGTTATGCCGCAAATATTTTCTGTTCAGATGGGATCGATACAGGGGCGTGCATCAGGTCTGTATGGAAATCCAAATCTTTGTGCGACTTTCATGGCGATGCTTTTGCCGCTAATGACATTTGGTAAAACACTTCAAGTTCGCTTCGTTCACTACATCGTAGTTTTGATCGGAATATTCTTTACCTTCAGTCGGGGCGGTGCTGTAATATGGGCCGTTTCTGTTTTTCTTGATCTGACCTTTCGTCCTGGCGCTCAGGGTATTCGTCCTAAGTCTATTGCGACAAATGTACTTTTATCTGTGCTTTTTTCATTGTTGTTGCTCATTCTTGTCGCGGTCACGTGGTTTGATATTCTTGATATCGTCAACCCCTATTTAAATGCGGACACAATCGCGCGACTGAATGGCACCGATCAGGGTAGTGGTAGCGAGAGGCTATTCGTGCTTGCCTTGGGTTATGAAGCCTTTACTCAAAATCCATTTTTTGGTGGAGGGTTTGCTGCAACTAGAAATTGGGGTTTCGAAGTTTCAGTTCATAATATGTATATTTTAATTTTGGCGGAGTTTGGCGTAATCGGAGGACTCTGGTACATTGACTTTCTCCGCAGAATTTTTAAATTTCCGGGTCGGTTCGGCATCGTTCTTGGAACTTTGATGGCCATCGAAAGCGTTTTCACACATTCATATTTCGACTTAGCTCACTACATGCTCTTAGTGATGCTGTATTGGCGTCTTTCTAACATAATTAAATGTGAGCAGGCGAATCCGCCTTCCAATATAAAATTCAAGCCAGAGGTATAG
- a CDS encoding acyltransferase has protein sequence MRIYAVIAGNERYGRKIGVKIGRNCRILSRRFGSEPFLIEIGDRVTISRDVAFFNHDGSTWLVRDSKGRRQRFGRIRIGSEVFVGAYTIILPGVDIGDRVVIGAGSVISRSVPSGVVVAGNPARIIGTFDDLHARRLSDCAAQNDLPSPRNVITFANAALMPTQPVMHVPEALRDRLVRPSNVSTERW, from the coding sequence ATGCGAATTTATGCGGTTATTGCTGGAAATGAAAGGTATGGTCGCAAAATCGGCGTCAAGATCGGAAGAAATTGCCGGATCCTTAGTCGTCGTTTTGGATCGGAGCCGTTTTTGATCGAGATAGGTGATAGGGTTACAATATCACGTGATGTTGCTTTTTTCAATCACGACGGATCGACTTGGCTAGTGCGTGACAGTAAAGGACGCCGTCAGCGTTTTGGTCGGATCAGGATCGGTTCTGAGGTTTTTGTTGGTGCCTACACAATTATCCTTCCAGGAGTGGATATTGGCGACAGGGTTGTCATCGGTGCCGGATCGGTCATTTCTCGGTCTGTACCCTCAGGTGTAGTTGTGGCCGGTAATCCAGCGCGCATTATCGGGACCTTTGACGATTTGCATGCACGTCGGCTTTCGGATTGTGCGGCTCAGAATGACCTACCAAGTCCTCGAAACGTGATAACTTTCGCTAATGCAGCACTTATGCCGACGCAACCTGTGATGCATGTCCCAGAGGCACTCCGTGACCGACTTGTCCGACCGTCGAATGTTAGTACTGAAAGATGGTAA
- a CDS encoding lipid II flippase MurJ, translating into MVKYSSSDRQILRGFSFAFVFLLVAKAIGAIKEMALANTYGTGTAVDAYALSFAIANTPITLVAMASNMILIPFFVAQRHKSGREPENGGIIMWVLLLTLIMSSAVFFLLRFGGDLMGLSPDTALAVSVQAPGFAFMVPSGVIATIISARLMASRRQINSLLEAIPSFTLISGLLIFERHLAANSLLAWFTCLGMFGYLGALLLADRSAFQEFRPRRMALELPSSSRLQEIGLILAAQTAFVLGGLFLDQLAAASLPYDQNATLAYANRLLMLITSLGATAVGRAVLPVLAEARLEGKGQEFELTRRWGINLFMAGVVSYGLGYFLAPVGVRILFEHGEFTPQDTKNVSDILRAGLMVLPVYFLSLMLSQSVVVQRRFGLLLISNLAALACKVVIIMFFLEKWGLPLIMYATVAKQTVSLLFMIPALRPSRHERNN; encoded by the coding sequence ATGGTAAAATATAGTAGTTCGGATCGCCAGATCCTTCGCGGTTTTAGTTTCGCTTTCGTCTTCCTGCTGGTAGCCAAGGCCATCGGGGCAATAAAAGAAATGGCGCTCGCAAACACGTATGGTACAGGGACTGCTGTTGACGCCTACGCGCTGAGTTTCGCCATCGCAAACACGCCAATTACTTTAGTGGCGATGGCCAGCAATATGATTTTGATTCCTTTTTTTGTGGCGCAGCGCCACAAGTCAGGGAGAGAGCCTGAAAACGGCGGGATTATAATGTGGGTCCTACTCCTTACGTTGATTATGTCGAGCGCCGTCTTTTTTCTGCTGAGGTTCGGAGGTGATTTGATGGGCTTGAGCCCCGATACGGCGCTTGCGGTTTCGGTACAAGCGCCGGGGTTTGCGTTTATGGTTCCTTCTGGGGTTATTGCGACAATAATTTCAGCTCGGTTGATGGCCTCAAGAAGGCAAATTAATAGCTTACTTGAAGCTATACCTTCATTCACGTTGATTTCAGGCCTTCTAATTTTCGAACGCCATCTCGCGGCTAATTCCCTTCTGGCTTGGTTCACTTGTCTTGGAATGTTTGGTTATCTAGGCGCTCTGCTTCTCGCTGACCGCAGCGCTTTTCAGGAGTTTCGCCCTCGGCGTATGGCATTAGAGTTGCCCTCCAGTTCTCGGCTCCAGGAGATTGGCCTGATTTTGGCGGCGCAAACAGCTTTTGTCCTTGGAGGCCTATTTTTAGATCAGTTAGCTGCCGCAAGTTTACCCTACGATCAGAACGCGACGCTGGCTTATGCCAATCGGTTGCTCATGCTAATTACAAGTCTGGGCGCTACCGCAGTGGGTCGAGCGGTTCTACCAGTGTTAGCCGAGGCAAGACTCGAAGGAAAAGGGCAAGAATTCGAACTAACTCGGCGTTGGGGTATCAATCTTTTCATGGCGGGTGTCGTTTCTTATGGTTTAGGGTATTTTCTGGCCCCCGTTGGTGTCCGTATCCTTTTTGAACATGGTGAGTTTACTCCTCAGGATACAAAAAATGTTAGCGATATTTTGAGGGCGGGGCTGATGGTTCTCCCGGTTTATTTTCTTAGTCTTATGCTCTCACAGAGTGTGGTCGTTCAGCGTCGGTTTGGCTTATTGCTAATATCCAACTTAGCTGCATTGGCGTGTAAGGTTGTAATTATTATGTTCTTCTTGGAGAAATGGGGGTTGCCTCTGATTATGTACGCGACAGTTGCAAAGCAAACCGTTTCGTTGCTTTTTATGATTCCGGCACTTCGGCCATCGAGACATGAAAGGAATAACTAA